The following proteins are co-located in the Thermonema lapsum genome:
- a CDS encoding lysoplasmalogenase, translating to MKYDKLNRYILIGYALTGSLHILLNEYENVHHLTKPLLMPLLLLYAVMALRASGTTPPLALVVALLASFLGDSFLMYETQHPAYFMAGLGSFLLAHLAYIFLFIKTSEPVPLGMRIKKQLAILGGLLVYAVGLLFVLLPKVGALKLPLIVYAAVLSVMSMTAFLRVGERFTAHGFLVAFGSLLFVISDSLLAVNKFLTPLPYAHVWIMGTYLTAQYWIVRGVVLHEQEKSMLKNAK from the coding sequence ATGAAATACGATAAATTGAACCGCTATATTCTGATTGGCTATGCTTTGACAGGTAGCCTTCATATCCTTCTCAATGAATATGAGAACGTGCACCACCTCACTAAGCCGCTGCTGATGCCTTTGTTGCTCTTATATGCAGTCATGGCTTTGCGCGCATCAGGCACGACGCCACCACTTGCGTTGGTAGTAGCCTTGCTTGCTTCTTTCCTTGGCGACAGCTTTTTGATGTACGAGACACAGCACCCCGCGTATTTTATGGCGGGGCTTGGTAGCTTTTTGTTGGCGCACCTTGCCTATATTTTCCTTTTCATAAAAACCTCAGAACCTGTGCCCCTTGGGATGCGTATAAAAAAACAGTTGGCAATACTGGGAGGATTACTTGTTTATGCAGTGGGCTTATTGTTTGTGCTTTTGCCCAAAGTCGGAGCGCTGAAACTACCACTTATAGTTTATGCTGCTGTCTTGTCTGTGATGTCCATGACCGCTTTCCTGCGTGTAGGGGAGCGTTTTACCGCTCACGGTTTCTTGGTAGCTTTTGGCAGTCTGTTATTTGTAATATCGGATTCTTTATTGGCTGTAAATAAGTTCCTCACACCGCTACCCTATGCGCACGTTTGGATTATGGGCACCTACTTAACTGCTCAATATTGGATAGTAAGGGGAGTTGTGCTGCATGAACAAGAAAAAAGTATGCTAAAAAATGCGAAATAA